A genome region from Hevea brasiliensis isolate MT/VB/25A 57/8 chromosome 7, ASM3005281v1, whole genome shotgun sequence includes the following:
- the LOC110647738 gene encoding probable esterase KAI2, translating to MSGIVEAHNVKNLGTGRQVIVLAHGFGTDQSVWKHFVPHLLNDFRVILYDIIGAGTTNPDYFDFNRHSTLEGHAYDLLAILEELQVESCIFVGHSVSAMIGVIASISRPELFSKIVMIAASPRYLNDVDYYGGFEQEDINQLIEAMQSNYKEWCSGFAPLTVGGDMESVAVQEFSRTLFNMRPDIALAVAQCILQSDLRQILHLVTVPCHILQSGKDLAVPVAVSEYLHQHLGGESVIEVMASDGHLPQLSSPDIVIPVLLRHIRCNITM from the exons ATGAGTGGTATAGTAGAAGCTCATAACGTCAAGAACCTAGGCACAGGAAGGCAGGTGATAGTTTTGGCTCATGGGTTTGGCACCGATCAGTCTGTTTGGAAGCACTTTGTCCCTCATCTTCTTAACGATTTCAGGGTCATTTTATATGATATTATAGGTGCTGGTACTACAAATCCAGATTACTTCGATTTTAATAGACACTCTACTCTCGAAGGTCATGCTTATGATTTGCTCGCCATTTTGGAGGAATTGCAAGTCGAGTCTTGCATTTTTGTTGGCCACTCTGTCTCCGCTATGATTGGCGTTATTGCTTCCATTAGCCGCCCTGAGCTCTTCTCTAAAATTGTCATGATCGCTGCTTCTCCAAG GTATTTGAATGATGTCGACTACTATGGAGGATTTGAGCAAGAAGATATAAACCAACTAATTGAAGCAATGCAATCCAATTACAAGGAATGGTGCTCAGGGTTTGCCCCACTAACTGTGGGTGGAGACATGGAGTCGGTGGCGGTTCAAGAATTTAGCCGCACTCTCTTCAACATGAGGCCAGACATAGCCCTAGCCGTTGCGCAATGCATATTACAAAGTGACTTGAGGCAAATTCTACATTTGGTGACTGTGCCTTGTCACATCTTACAAAGCGGCAAGGATTTAGCTGTGCCAGTGGCTGTGTCTGAATATTTACATCAACACCTCGGTGGTGAGTCCGTTATCGAAGTCATGGCATCAGATGGTCATTTGCCTCAGTTGAGCTCGCCGGATATTGTAATTCCGGTGCTTCTTAGGCATATTCGTTGTAATATTACTATGTAA
- the LOC131181399 gene encoding uncharacterized protein LOC131181399 produces MSDEGKVPLPVPRGLILDQAHMLRLERQQNAMQEQIAQITQQGRNDDDEEPRVEEGAYDQHLPRRPHGQRDNIKMKIPTFRVTSSPEEYLEWVQRVDKIFEYQEYSEAKKCKLIVVEFVDYTNLWWENERLKDVGMGLMMYTISELYIKLQSLCQGGMCVEDYVKEFEMLMLKCDVREPQEQTIVYFLGGLNYEIANTVELQPYVFLQDVIKLAIKVERQRMKGGYKGTTTKTFTKPSNTSIPLTSDKGGAKKHDKGESSAKATVGVSMGKEKEVDPAPPKRSKDIKCFKCLGHGHIALKCPNKRVMVLREAQWELESEDETCEKEENHEACGDEEVEYADVGEMLVVRRTLSAHATKEEEQRENIFHTRCTILSKVCNVIIDGGSYTNVASTTLVEKLNLPTLVHSHPYKLQWLNDDGDVKVTKQVVVPFSIGKYKDEVDGRRIVLAPLSPPQIHQEQLISNKQKKESLFLNKGDVLKAITNHNFVFVLIVKELLESNHIAVPPKVAKLLEEFEDVFPEDLPEGLRPLRGIEHQIDLIPRAALPNRPAYRSNPKKAKELHKQVMELLKKGYVRESMSPCSILALLVSKKDGSMRMCVDSRAINKITIKYHYPIPRLDDMLNELHGAIIFSKVDLKSGYHQIRMKEGDEWKTTFKTKFGLYEWMVMPFGLSNAPGTFMRLMNHVLHHFIGKFVVIHFDDILIYSRSVEDHLKYLRAIFEVLRQEKLYANIKKYTFCHDQVTFLGFVVTKHGMEVDKENM; encoded by the exons ATGTCTGATGAAGGAAAGGTGCCTCTACCAGTTCCAAGAGGTCTCATATTGGATCAAGCACATATGCTAAGACTTGAAAGACAGCAGAATGCAATGCAAGAGCAAATTGCTCAGATCACACAA CAAGGGCGcaatgatgatgatgaagaaccTAGAGTTGAAGAAGGTGCTTATGATCAGCACCTGCCTAGGCGTCCACATGGCCAAAGAGATAACATCAAGATGAAGATTCCAACCTTTCGAGTTACCAGCTCACCTGAAGAGTACCTAGAATGGGTACAAAGAGTTGACAAAATCTTTGAGTATCAGGAATACAGCGAAGCAAAGAAGTGCAAACTTATTGTCGTTGAGTTTGTTGATTATACAAACTTATGGTGGGAGAACGAAAGGCTCAAAGACGTAGGGATGGGCTTGATGATGTACACAATTAGC GAGTTGTATATCAAACTCCAAAGTTTGTGCCAAGGTGGAATGTGTGTGGAAGACTATGTTAAAGAATTTGAGATGCTGATGTTGAAATGTGATGTGAGGGAACCACAAGAACAAACCATTGTCTATTTTCTTGGTGGTTTGAATTATGAAATTGCTAATACTGTTGAATTGCAACCATATGTATTCTTACAGGATGTGATCAAACTTGCCATTAAGGTTGAAAGGCAAAGAATGAAAGGTGGATATAAGGGCACTACTACCAAAACATTCACAAAACCTTCTAACACTAGCATCCCACTTACTAGTGATAAAGGTGGCGCGAAGAAGCATGACAAAGGGGAGAGCTCTGCCAAAGCAACGGTTGGTGTAAGCATGGGCAAGGAGAAGGAAGTAGATCCAGCCCCTCCCAAAAGAAGTAAAGACATAAAATGCTTCAAGTGCCTTGGCCATGGACACATTGCTTTAAAATGTCCCAACAAGAGAGTAATGGTGTTGAGGGAAGCCCAATGGGAGCTAGAGAGTGAAGATGAGACTTGCGAAAAAGAAGAGAATCATGAAGCATGTGGTGATGAGGAAGTAGAGTATGCTGATGTTGGGGAGATGTTAGTGGTCAGAAGAACCTTAAGTGCACATGCAACAAAAGAGGAAGAGCAAAGAGAAAACATCTTCCATACTAGATGCACTATTCTCAGCAAGGTATGTAATGTCATTATTGATGGTGGTAGCTATACTAATGTTGCTTCTACAACCTTAGTTGAGAAACTTAATCTGCCCACCTTAGTGCATTCTCATCCTTATAAATTGCAATGGCTGAATGATGATGGTGATGTTAAGGTGACTAAGCAAGTAGTTGTTCCTTTCTCCATAGGCAAGTATAAAGATGAAGTT GATGGGAGAAGAATTGTATTAGCCCCTCTTAGTCCCCCACAAATACATCAAGAGCAGCTGATTAGTAACAAACAAAAGAAGGAGAGTTTGTTCCTTAATAAGGGGGATGTTTTGAAGGCTATCACTAACCACAATTTTGTTTTTGTACTTATTGTTAAAGAATTATTGGAATCTAACCACATTGCAGTTCCTCCCAAAGTGGCTAAACTATTGGAAGAATTTGAAGATGTTTTTCCAGAAGATTTGCCAGAGGGACTACGTCCCCTTCGTGGCATTGAACATCAGATTGATTTAATTCCTAGAGCGGCATTACCAAATAGACCAGCCTACAGAAGCAATCCCAAAAAGGCTAAGGAGTTGCATAAGCAAGTCATGGAGCTATTGAAAAAGGGCTATGTTCGTGAGTCCATGAGCCCATGCTCTATTCTAGCTTTGTTGGTGTCCAAAAAGGATGGTTCCATGCGCATGTGTGTTGATAGTAGAGCCATCAACAAAATCACTATAAAGTATCACTATCCCATCCCTAGACTTGATGACATGCTTAATGAGTTACATGGTGCTATTATCTTTTCAAAAGTTGATCTGAAAAGTGGTTACCATCAGATTCGAATGAAGGAGGGAGATGAATGGAAAACAACCTTTAAAACAAAGTTTGGGTTGTATGAGTGGAtggtcatgccttttggccttTCTAATGCCCCTGGAACTTTTATGAGACTCATGAACCATGTACTTCACCACTTCATTGGCAAATTTGTGGTTATTCATTTTGATGATATTCTGATTTATAGCAGGAGTGTTGAAGATCATCTCAAGTATCTAAGGGCTATTTTTGAAGTTTTACGCCAAGAAAAGTTGTATGCGAACATTAAGAAGTACACTTTTTGCCACGATCAAGTCACATTCCTTGGCTTTGTGGTAACCAAACATGGCATGGAGGTGGACAAAGAGAACATGTAA